A window from Aeromonas rivipollensis encodes these proteins:
- a CDS encoding protein-disulfide reductase DsbD, which produces MTLRSLLSPLLLLLSLLAVPAQASSQDLLSSLGIEASAQPKFLKVDEAFVLESEQQGNKLLLTLRLADGYYLYRHSISVKGENLAFEPPVLPAGTEHEDDFFGKTRVFYQELQIPVTLTQVGDAASLKISYQGCTEGLCYPPTDKRIPVQPLAATVDAGQAGPADATEAPAGSQQDRLAAALGSQGFWLSIAAFFALGLGLAFTPCVFPMYPILTGIIAGAGQHLSTRRAFLLSFVYVQGMAVTYTLLGLVVASAGLKFQAALQHPYVLIGLSVMFVLLALSMFGLYTLQLPSSLQTRLSGLSNRQQGGSVVGVAIMGMISGLVCSPCTTAPLSGALIYVAQSGDLWLGGAALYALSLGMGLPLLLLGTSGGKLLPKAGAWMDVIKQLFGFALLAVPILLLSRLLSDQVATLLWLGWALLLCGYLYHHNQHRPHSVGKSLGGFVLLLAMMGLVVVGKDLLLPAPGVKASTGAEAPRFIRIKTLDDLKTQLEAARGKPVLLDLYADWCVACKEFEHKTFSDPEVRARFADMVLLQADVTANDDADVDLLNGLNMLGLPTLIFFDRDGNEVSGQRVTGFMGPAEFLGQLDKLR; this is translated from the coding sequence ATGACTCTGCGATCCCTGCTTTCCCCCCTGCTGCTCCTGCTGAGCCTGCTCGCGGTCCCCGCCCAGGCCAGCAGCCAGGATCTGCTGAGCAGCCTCGGCATCGAGGCCAGTGCCCAGCCCAAGTTTCTGAAAGTGGACGAGGCCTTCGTCCTCGAGAGCGAGCAGCAGGGAAACAAGCTGCTGCTGACCCTGCGCCTCGCCGACGGTTACTACCTCTATCGCCACAGCATCAGCGTCAAGGGGGAGAACCTCGCCTTCGAGCCCCCAGTGCTGCCTGCGGGCACCGAGCATGAGGATGACTTCTTCGGCAAGACCAGGGTCTTCTATCAGGAGCTGCAGATCCCCGTCACCCTGACCCAGGTGGGGGACGCCGCCAGCCTCAAGATAAGCTATCAGGGTTGCACCGAGGGCCTCTGCTATCCCCCCACCGACAAGCGGATCCCGGTGCAGCCCCTCGCGGCCACCGTCGACGCCGGGCAGGCTGGCCCCGCTGACGCCACAGAGGCGCCGGCCGGCAGCCAGCAGGACAGACTGGCGGCCGCCCTCGGCAGCCAGGGCTTCTGGCTCAGCATCGCCGCCTTCTTTGCGCTGGGGCTGGGGCTCGCCTTTACCCCCTGCGTCTTCCCCATGTACCCCATTTTAACCGGCATCATCGCCGGTGCCGGGCAGCATCTCTCCACCCGCCGCGCCTTCCTGCTCTCCTTCGTCTATGTGCAGGGGATGGCGGTCACCTACACCCTGCTCGGGCTGGTGGTCGCCTCGGCGGGGCTGAAGTTCCAGGCGGCGCTGCAGCACCCCTATGTGCTGATCGGCCTCTCGGTGATGTTCGTGCTGCTGGCGCTCTCCATGTTCGGACTCTATACCCTGCAACTGCCGAGCAGCCTGCAAACCCGGCTGTCCGGCCTCTCCAACCGCCAGCAGGGCGGCTCCGTGGTCGGGGTCGCCATCATGGGGATGATCTCCGGCCTGGTCTGCTCACCCTGCACCACGGCCCCGCTCTCCGGGGCGCTCATCTACGTGGCCCAGAGCGGCGATCTCTGGCTCGGCGGGGCGGCCCTCTATGCCCTGTCGCTGGGCATGGGGCTGCCGCTGCTGCTGCTCGGCACCTCGGGGGGCAAGTTGCTGCCCAAGGCGGGCGCCTGGATGGATGTGATCAAGCAACTCTTTGGCTTTGCGCTGCTGGCGGTGCCCATACTGCTGCTGTCACGGCTCTTGAGCGACCAGGTCGCCACCCTGCTCTGGCTCGGTTGGGCGCTGCTGCTGTGCGGCTATCTCTATCACCACAACCAGCACCGCCCCCACTCGGTGGGCAAGAGCCTCGGCGGCTTCGTACTGCTGCTGGCGATGATGGGCCTGGTGGTGGTGGGCAAGGATCTGCTGCTGCCCGCGCCTGGCGTCAAGGCCAGCACCGGGGCCGAGGCGCCCCGATTTATCCGCATCAAGACCCTGGATGACCTCAAGACCCAGCTTGAGGCCGCCCGCGGCAAGCCGGTGCTGCTGGATCTCTACGCCGACTGGTGCGTCGCCTGCAAGGAGTTCGAACACAAGACCTTCAGCGATCCCGAGGTGCGGGCCCGCTTTGCTGACATGGTGCTGCTGCAGGCTGACGTCACCGCCAACGACGATGCCGACGTGGATCTGCTCAACGGCCTGAACATGCTGGGGCTGCCGACCCTGATCTTCTTCGATCGCGATGGCAACGAGGTGAGCGGCCAGCGGGTGACCGGCTTTATGGGACCCGCCGAGTTCCTCGGCCAGCTGGACAAGCTGCGCTAG
- the cutA gene encoding divalent-cation tolerance protein CutA has translation MTDAILVLCTCPDEASADLLCEQLLNQRLAACINQLPGLTSVYRWQGKIERAREIQLIIKSRQPLFAELERCILAHHPYQVPEILAIPASQGHQAYLDWLTQETS, from the coding sequence ATGACCGACGCCATTCTGGTGCTCTGCACCTGCCCGGATGAAGCCAGTGCCGACCTCCTCTGCGAGCAACTGCTCAACCAGCGCCTCGCCGCCTGCATCAATCAGTTGCCGGGGCTCACCTCCGTCTATCGCTGGCAGGGGAAGATAGAGCGGGCACGGGAGATCCAGCTGATCATCAAATCCCGCCAGCCGCTCTTTGCCGAGCTCGAGCGGTGCATCCTGGCTCACCACCCCTACCAGGTGCCGGAGATCCTGGCGATCCCCGCCAGCCAGGGCCATCAAGCCTACCTCGACTGGTTGACACAGGAGACCTCATGA
- a CDS encoding PACE efflux transporter: MRNTRDRLRHAIGFELIGLLIAAPLASWVTGVGLNHMGPLALFFSVVATLWNYVYNIGVDRLLLRLQGHTHKTLWQRVLHTFGFEGGLLIVALPVMSWWLDIGLLEALVLDLGFVLFYLVYAFVYNWSYDKVFPIPGQGAQRVTG; encoded by the coding sequence ATGCGTAATACCCGTGATCGCCTGCGCCACGCCATCGGCTTCGAATTGATTGGCCTGCTGATCGCCGCCCCCCTGGCAAGCTGGGTAACCGGCGTCGGTCTCAACCACATGGGGCCCCTGGCCCTGTTCTTCTCGGTGGTCGCCACCCTCTGGAACTATGTCTACAACATAGGGGTGGACAGGCTGCTGCTGCGCCTGCAGGGCCACACCCACAAAACTCTGTGGCAACGGGTGCTGCATACCTTCGGTTTCGAGGGGGGCTTGCTGATCGTCGCCCTGCCGGTGATGTCCTGGTGGCTCGACATAGGCCTGCTGGAGGCGCTGGTGCTGGATCTGGGCTTCGTGCTGTTCTACCTGGTCTATGCCTTCGTCTACAACTGGAGCTATGACAAGGTGTTCCCCATCCCGGGCCAGGGAGCACAGCGGGTCACGGGGTGA
- a CDS encoding LysR family transcriptional regulator gives MTPSLEQFKALLAAAETGSFSAAARRLGKAQSVVSTAIANLEIDLGLELFDRSGRYPVLTEAGARISQEAGVLLAQSERLQAIAGELASGIESRLTLAIDDDSHLPWLGALLEEFAGRYPTVELELLFPLMEDVTELLKSGRAQLGISYQKAHPERELVSRSLGSVAMPLVVSPDHPLAHKTPLHESDLQGARQLMVTGRREGTERHRFRFSSQVWWVEGDLGILELVKLGLGWSAVPEFLLHRPLARGELVVLKPDFIPQAELELELQWYRARPLGQAGRWLKEALLARVPR, from the coding sequence ATGACCCCTTCACTGGAACAATTCAAGGCGTTGCTGGCGGCGGCCGAGACGGGATCCTTCTCGGCGGCGGCGCGCCGCCTGGGCAAGGCGCAGTCGGTGGTGAGCACCGCCATCGCCAACCTGGAGATAGATCTCGGCCTCGAGCTGTTCGATCGCAGCGGCCGCTACCCGGTGCTGACCGAGGCGGGGGCCCGCATCAGTCAGGAGGCGGGGGTGCTGCTGGCCCAGAGCGAGCGGCTGCAAGCCATCGCCGGGGAGCTGGCCAGCGGCATAGAGTCGCGCCTCACCCTCGCCATCGACGATGACTCCCACCTGCCCTGGCTCGGTGCCCTGCTGGAGGAGTTCGCCGGCCGCTATCCGACTGTGGAGCTGGAGCTGCTGTTCCCGCTGATGGAAGATGTGACCGAGCTACTCAAGAGCGGGCGGGCCCAGCTCGGCATCAGCTACCAGAAGGCACACCCCGAGCGCGAGCTTGTCTCCCGCTCCCTGGGGAGCGTCGCCATGCCCCTGGTGGTCTCCCCGGATCACCCCCTGGCCCACAAGACGCCGCTGCACGAGAGCGATCTGCAAGGGGCCCGCCAGCTGATGGTGACGGGACGGCGGGAGGGCACGGAGCGCCATCGCTTCCGCTTCTCGTCCCAGGTGTGGTGGGTCGAGGGGGATCTCGGGATCCTGGAGCTGGTCAAGCTGGGGCTGGGGTGGTCTGCGGTGCCCGAGTTTCTGCTGCACCGGCCGCTGGCGCGGGGGGAGCTGGTGGTGCTCAAGCCGGATTTCATTCCCCAGGCCGAGCTGGAGCTGGAGTTGCAGTGGTATCGCGCCCGCCCGCTCGGGCAGGCGGGACGCTGGCTGAAGGAGGCCCTGCTGGCGCGGGTGCCTCGTTAG
- the ygfZ gene encoding tRNA-modifying protein YgfZ: MPTPVLPAEPTLFPLTDLAITRLTGNDRVKYLQGQVTCDVNALQPGQSTLGGHCDPKGKLWSDFRLLCLDESLLLLTKPSVLARQLPELKKFAVFAKVEIGEFQGQVVGLAGQGTDAWIAAQYGLQETGLVEGGMAVRVEADRWLLASESPLAPDLPAGDEALWWGLDIKAGIPHLEAVHQGEYIPQMLNLQALDGISFTKGCYMGQEIVARAKYRGANNRALFVLAGQATGPVASGDTLEIQLGDNWRRSGMVLNVWQQDGQLWLTAVLPKDTEADASFRLKQEEGSRLALQPLPYSLTE; the protein is encoded by the coding sequence CTGCCGACCCCTGTTCTTCCTGCCGAGCCAACCCTGTTTCCCCTGACCGATCTGGCCATCACCCGCCTCACCGGCAATGATCGCGTGAAATATCTGCAAGGCCAGGTCACCTGTGACGTCAACGCCCTGCAACCTGGCCAGAGCACCCTCGGCGGCCATTGCGATCCCAAGGGCAAGCTGTGGAGCGATTTTCGCCTGCTCTGCCTCGACGAGAGCCTGCTGCTGCTGACCAAGCCGTCGGTGCTGGCGCGCCAGTTGCCCGAACTCAAGAAGTTTGCGGTGTTCGCCAAGGTGGAGATCGGCGAATTCCAGGGCCAGGTGGTCGGTCTGGCCGGTCAGGGCACTGATGCCTGGATCGCGGCGCAATACGGCCTTCAGGAAACCGGCCTTGTCGAGGGCGGCATGGCGGTCAGGGTGGAAGCCGATCGCTGGCTGCTGGCAAGCGAGTCGCCGCTGGCACCGGATCTGCCTGCCGGCGACGAAGCGCTCTGGTGGGGTCTGGACATCAAGGCAGGGATCCCGCACCTGGAGGCAGTTCACCAGGGTGAGTACATTCCCCAGATGCTGAACCTGCAGGCCCTGGACGGCATCAGCTTCACCAAGGGCTGCTACATGGGGCAGGAGATAGTGGCGCGCGCCAAATATCGCGGCGCCAACAACCGCGCCCTCTTCGTGCTGGCCGGGCAGGCCACTGGCCCCGTTGCCAGCGGCGATACCCTGGAGATCCAGCTCGGTGACAACTGGCGGCGCAGCGGCATGGTGCTGAACGTCTGGCAGCAGGATGGCCAGCTGTGGCTCACCGCCGTGCTGCCAAAAGACACCGAGGCCGACGCCAGCTTCCGCCTCAAGCAGGAGGAAGGCTCCCGCCTCGCCCTGCAACCCCTGCCCTACTCCCTGACCGAGTAA
- a CDS encoding succinate dehydrogenase assembly factor 2: MLSPIEKSRLKWACRRGMLELDVIFMPFFEHEFDSLSEAEQQTFIRLLACEDPELFRWSMGHGVPSDPDFAAMIPLILERNQARHDRLS, translated from the coding sequence ATGTTGAGCCCAATTGAAAAGTCCCGCCTGAAGTGGGCCTGCCGTCGCGGCATGCTCGAGCTGGATGTGATCTTTATGCCCTTTTTCGAGCACGAGTTCGACTCCCTGAGCGAGGCCGAGCAGCAGACCTTCATCCGTCTGCTGGCGTGCGAGGATCCAGAGCTGTTCCGCTGGAGCATGGGCCACGGTGTGCCGAGCGATCCCGATTTCGCCGCCATGATCCCCCTGATCCTGGAGCGCAATCAGGCCCGTCACGATCGCCTGAGCTGA
- a CDS encoding protein YgfX, whose amino-acid sequence MPVIPSRRQRLLLLALFLLLLWPVAALIHGWQWGLFLPCWLLGLWLAWRPVTQGGETLLWDGEWLAWRGRRHRLDDRSRILPGVLWLRLQTEEGAERHLWLFSDALAPEHYRALARAIHLAPSNPPASPHNR is encoded by the coding sequence ATGCCCGTCATCCCCTCCCGGCGGCAGCGCCTGCTGCTGCTTGCCCTGTTTCTGCTGTTGCTCTGGCCGGTTGCCGCACTGATCCATGGCTGGCAATGGGGGCTGTTTCTCCCCTGCTGGTTGCTGGGGCTCTGGCTGGCCTGGCGCCCCGTCACCCAGGGGGGCGAGACGCTGCTCTGGGACGGGGAGTGGCTGGCGTGGCGAGGGCGGCGCCATCGACTGGATGACCGCAGCCGCATCCTGCCCGGGGTGCTCTGGCTGAGGTTGCAGACGGAAGAGGGGGCCGAGCGCCACCTCTGGCTCTTCTCCGACGCCCTGGCACCAGAACACTACCGCGCCCTGGCCCGCGCCATCCACCTGGCCCCCTCCAACCCCCCGGCTTCACCCCATAACAGATGA
- the nadB gene encoding L-aspartate oxidase yields MKASVEYLCDVLIIGSGAAGLSLALRLADQAKVLVLSKGPISEGATLYAQGGIAAVFDETDSIESHVSDTLNAGAGLCDPAVVEFTARNARDSIQWLIQQGVPFDQEEDAEGESHYHLTREGGHSHRRIFHAADATGKAVQLTLIDQVRSHPNIRLMERFNAVDLITTRKLDLPGNRVLGAYVWNRNVEQVEVIRARFVALATGGASKVYQYTSNPDVSSGDGIAMAWRAGCRVANLEFNQFHPTSLFHPDDPNFLLTEALRGEGAYLRRPDGSRFMPDFDERAELAPRDIVARAIDHEMKRLGADCMYLDISHKPADFIIKHFPTIYERCLAVGIDITKEAMPIVPAAHYTCGGVMIDNNGQTDIPGLYAIGEVTYTGLHGANRMASNSLLECVVYAHQAGADILAKLPTSVEPPSLPAWDESQVDDSDEQVVIQHNWHELRLMMWDYVGIVRTNKRLARAKRRIDLLKQEVQEYYANFRVSNNLLELRNLLQVAELIVNCALERKESRGLHYNLDYPDMQPNPKPTVLTPDRE; encoded by the coding sequence ATGAAAGCAAGTGTTGAATACCTTTGCGACGTACTGATCATTGGCAGCGGTGCCGCCGGTCTGTCCCTCGCGTTGCGATTGGCAGACCAGGCCAAAGTCCTGGTTCTGAGCAAGGGGCCCATCAGTGAGGGGGCCACTCTCTATGCGCAAGGAGGCATCGCTGCCGTGTTCGACGAGACCGACAGCATCGAATCCCATGTGAGCGACACGCTCAACGCCGGCGCCGGGTTGTGTGACCCGGCGGTGGTGGAGTTCACCGCCCGCAACGCCCGCGACTCCATCCAGTGGCTGATCCAGCAGGGCGTGCCCTTCGATCAGGAAGAGGATGCCGAGGGGGAATCCCACTATCACCTGACCCGGGAAGGGGGTCACAGCCATCGCCGCATCTTCCACGCGGCGGACGCCACCGGCAAGGCGGTGCAGCTCACCCTGATCGATCAGGTCCGCTCACACCCCAACATCCGCCTGATGGAGCGCTTCAACGCGGTCGACCTCATCACCACCCGCAAGCTGGATCTGCCGGGCAACAGGGTGCTCGGCGCCTATGTCTGGAACCGCAACGTCGAGCAGGTCGAGGTGATCCGCGCCCGTTTCGTGGCGCTGGCCACCGGCGGCGCCTCCAAGGTGTATCAGTACACCTCCAACCCGGACGTGAGTTCGGGGGACGGCATCGCCATGGCGTGGCGCGCCGGCTGCCGGGTGGCGAACCTGGAGTTCAACCAGTTCCACCCCACCAGCCTGTTCCACCCCGATGACCCCAACTTCCTGCTGACCGAAGCCCTGCGTGGCGAAGGGGCCTATCTGCGCCGTCCCGACGGCAGCCGCTTTATGCCGGACTTCGACGAGCGGGCCGAACTGGCGCCACGGGACATCGTCGCCCGCGCCATCGACCACGAGATGAAGCGGCTCGGCGCCGACTGCATGTATCTGGATATCAGCCACAAGCCGGCGGATTTCATCATCAAGCACTTCCCGACCATTTATGAGCGCTGCCTTGCGGTCGGCATCGACATCACCAAGGAGGCCATGCCCATAGTGCCAGCGGCCCACTACACCTGTGGCGGCGTGATGATCGACAACAACGGCCAGACCGACATCCCGGGTCTCTACGCCATCGGCGAGGTGACCTACACAGGGCTGCACGGCGCCAACCGCATGGCGTCCAACTCCCTGCTCGAATGCGTGGTCTATGCCCATCAGGCGGGGGCCGACATCCTGGCCAAGCTGCCCACCAGCGTGGAGCCGCCGAGCCTGCCCGCCTGGGACGAGAGCCAGGTGGATGACTCTGACGAACAGGTGGTGATCCAGCACAACTGGCACGAGCTGCGGCTGATGATGTGGGATTACGTGGGGATAGTGCGCACCAACAAGCGTCTGGCCCGGGCCAAGCGCCGCATCGACCTGCTCAAGCAGGAGGTGCAGGAGTATTATGCGAACTTCCGCGTCTCCAACAACCTGCTGGAGCTGCGCAACCTGTTGCAGGTGGCCGAGCTTATCGTCAACTGTGCCCTGGAGCGCAAGGAGTCCCGCGGACTGCACTACAACCTCGACTACCCGGACATGCAGCCGAACCCCAAGCCGACAGTGCTGACACCGGATCGGGAGTAA
- the rpoE gene encoding RNA polymerase sigma factor RpoE, whose amino-acid sequence MSDQNLLDEQLVERVQRGDKNAFNLLVRKYQHKVVNLVARYVNNPGDVPDVAQEAFIKAYRALPTFRGESAFYTWLYRIAVNTAKNYLTSQGRRPPSSDVEADEAEYYGGGEALQEVATPENLALTDEIKRTVFAAIEALPEDLRTAITLREMEGLSYEEIAEIMDCPVGTVRSRIFRAREAIDKKLQPLIEN is encoded by the coding sequence ATGAGCGACCAGAATCTACTGGACGAACAGCTGGTTGAACGGGTCCAGCGTGGCGATAAAAATGCATTCAACCTGTTGGTAAGAAAATACCAGCATAAGGTGGTCAACCTGGTGGCCAGGTATGTCAACAATCCGGGCGATGTGCCGGATGTGGCGCAGGAGGCCTTTATCAAGGCTTACCGTGCGTTGCCGACATTCCGTGGCGAGAGCGCGTTTTACACCTGGTTGTATCGGATCGCCGTCAACACGGCCAAAAATTACCTGACCTCACAGGGGCGCAGACCGCCTAGCAGTGATGTCGAAGCGGACGAGGCTGAATATTATGGTGGTGGTGAAGCCCTGCAAGAAGTGGCCACCCCCGAAAACCTGGCGCTGACCGACGAGATCAAGCGCACTGTGTTTGCCGCCATAGAAGCCTTGCCAGAAGACTTGAGAACAGCGATCACCCTTCGTGAAATGGAAGGGCTGAGCTACGAAGAGATTGCGGAGATCATGGATTGCCCTGTGGGTACGGTGAGATCCCGTATCTTTCGGGCGAGGGAAGCAATCGATAAAAAGCTGCAACCTCTGATCGAGAATTAA
- a CDS encoding RseA family anti-sigma factor, translated as MANKEQLSALMDGDLSDMEVLNELGTDPALQDTWARYHLIGDAMRGDLPVNLQLDLSDSIMLALEDEPVILAPKPVQPVAPQVKPAGKVIPLVRRFGQQMGQYAIAASVAAAVIFGVQQYQGNDGMPANPVLNTIPVGGSATPVSVHYPQEGNRATPRQQGLNEQQMQEQRERINAFLRDHQLQQRLLQDKQIQE; from the coding sequence ATGGCAAATAAAGAGCAACTTTCAGCCCTGATGGATGGTGACCTCAGCGACATGGAGGTTCTGAACGAGCTGGGAACGGATCCCGCTCTGCAAGATACCTGGGCTCGTTACCATCTGATCGGTGATGCCATGCGGGGAGACCTGCCGGTCAATCTGCAACTGGATCTCAGTGACAGCATCATGCTGGCACTGGAAGACGAACCCGTCATACTGGCGCCCAAGCCGGTGCAACCCGTTGCCCCCCAGGTGAAGCCTGCCGGCAAGGTGATACCTCTGGTCCGTCGTTTTGGCCAGCAGATGGGGCAATATGCCATTGCTGCCTCTGTGGCTGCCGCCGTCATCTTCGGGGTGCAGCAGTATCAGGGCAACGACGGCATGCCGGCCAACCCCGTGCTCAACACCATACCGGTCGGTGGCAGTGCGACGCCAGTGAGCGTGCACTATCCCCAGGAGGGCAACCGTGCCACTCCTCGCCAGCAAGGCTTGAACGAGCAACAGATGCAGGAACAGCGTGAACGTATCAACGCCTTCCTGCGAGATCATCAATTGCAACAGCGTCTGCTGCAAGACAAGCAGATTCAGGAATAA
- a CDS encoding MucB/RseB C-terminal domain-containing protein — MRQSSLILLASLLLICAKASADDLSAEALLQQMQSAVSQQNFELSMVKARQGRLEPIRFSHGVIDGKEVAHLSYLDGKAVEYLQRQNEYTFFENTHEPYTLKGARFPGVWSSLVKMPLPRVLESYDPVLAGRSRVAGLVAQVVRLVPKEADKYGFVLWVDEQSHLLLRVDMVDKEGNLVEQVLGVDLDRQPAPAPWLVTLARSKLPDALALEDAYPAPQQTLNWHLTWLPGGFKVLSQDRHQLVSTSLPVDYMMLSDGVVDLSVYVSRVDPKQAVRQQLIRQGATSLVSFVNEVGVEITVVGEVPTETAKRIAESVQPLARNEAVQ; from the coding sequence GTGCGCCAGTCCAGCCTCATTCTGCTGGCCTCTCTCCTGCTGATTTGTGCCAAGGCCTCGGCCGACGATCTGTCGGCCGAGGCCTTGTTGCAGCAGATGCAGAGTGCCGTTTCGCAACAAAATTTTGAGTTGTCCATGGTCAAGGCCCGTCAGGGGCGCCTCGAGCCCATTCGCTTCAGCCACGGGGTGATCGATGGCAAGGAGGTCGCTCATCTGAGTTATCTCGACGGCAAGGCGGTGGAGTACCTGCAACGCCAGAACGAATACACCTTCTTCGAAAACACCCACGAACCCTACACCCTCAAGGGAGCGCGTTTCCCGGGCGTCTGGTCGAGCCTGGTGAAGATGCCGTTGCCTCGGGTGCTGGAGAGCTATGATCCCGTGCTGGCCGGTCGCAGCCGGGTGGCCGGCCTGGTGGCCCAGGTCGTGAGGCTGGTGCCCAAGGAGGCGGACAAGTACGGCTTTGTGCTCTGGGTCGACGAGCAGAGTCACCTGCTGCTGCGGGTGGACATGGTGGACAAGGAGGGCAACCTGGTCGAGCAGGTGCTGGGGGTGGATCTGGACAGGCAGCCGGCGCCCGCGCCCTGGCTTGTCACCCTGGCCCGCAGCAAGCTGCCCGATGCGCTGGCATTGGAAGACGCCTATCCCGCCCCCCAGCAGACCCTGAACTGGCACCTGACCTGGCTGCCGGGTGGATTCAAGGTGCTCTCCCAGGACAGGCACCAGCTGGTCAGCACTAGCTTGCCGGTGGACTACATGATGCTGTCGGACGGCGTGGTGGATCTCTCCGTCTACGTCTCCCGGGTCGATCCCAAGCAGGCAGTGCGCCAGCAGTTGATCCGCCAGGGAGCCACCTCGCTGGTGAGCTTCGTCAACGAGGTCGGGGTGGAGATCACCGTGGTCGGGGAAGTCCCCACCGAGACCGCCAAGCGCATCGCCGAGTCGGTGCAGCCGCTGGCCCGCAACGAGGCGGTACAGTGA
- a CDS encoding SoxR reducing system RseC family protein, whose protein sequence is MSEELATVVAVEGAYAWVECERRSACSGCHQQSNCGTGTVAKAFPLKSQRLRVALTAEVLVGQQIRLGIPQASILRGAALVYVLPLFCLLLGAILGQLWLAPLLSAGEGVTILSCLLGGTVGFLLVRYFSARLEQGEYGPRMLGVVLNTRHLS, encoded by the coding sequence ATGAGCGAAGAGCTGGCAACAGTGGTGGCCGTCGAGGGGGCCTATGCCTGGGTGGAGTGCGAGCGGCGCTCCGCCTGCAGCGGCTGCCATCAGCAGTCCAACTGCGGTACCGGCACAGTCGCCAAGGCCTTTCCCCTGAAGTCGCAGCGACTGCGGGTGGCACTCACCGCCGAGGTTCTGGTCGGCCAGCAGATCCGGCTCGGCATTCCCCAGGCGAGCATCCTGCGCGGTGCCGCCCTGGTCTATGTGCTGCCGCTGTTCTGCCTGCTGCTCGGTGCCATCCTGGGTCAACTCTGGCTGGCGCCGCTGCTGTCGGCGGGGGAGGGGGTCACCATCCTGAGTTGCCTGCTGGGGGGCACCGTCGGATTTTTACTGGTTCGTTACTTTTCTGCCCGGCTCGAGCAAGGGGAATATGGTCCCCGCATGCTCGGTGTGGTACTCAATACCCGCCATCTCTCCTGA